From the Nonlabens marinus S1-08 genome, one window contains:
- a CDS encoding DNA polymerase III subunit: MLEDQIVGLNHLKKHLQTTVSNNRIAHAQLFVAPSGSGALALAHYYAALILAHGDGNQDMKRVAELSHPDLHFAFPVASTPQSSTKPVSDDFIAEWRRFMQSQPYGAMEDWYQAADIEKKSCEIRVHEAADISRKLSLKSYEGGAKVCIIWGAEFMNTAASNKLLKLIEEPPTGTVLILITEDENQIINTIRSRCQVLHIPKLSTSDIAHSLIKQEQVSNQEAQFAARQSNGSYGKALKLLKDQTEDQQFEEWFVSWVRAAFSAKGKPSAINMLLQWAETIAGTNREVQKRFLLYALEFFRQAMLTNYKADSAVYFKTSSDFDISKFAPFVDGHRLFDITTILETALMHIDRNANSKIVFTDLSISMTKILHKNP, from the coding sequence ATGCTAGAGGATCAAATTGTAGGTTTAAACCATTTGAAGAAACATCTTCAAACCACCGTTTCCAATAATCGTATTGCCCATGCACAGTTATTTGTGGCGCCGTCTGGAAGTGGTGCTCTTGCTCTTGCACATTACTATGCTGCATTAATTTTAGCTCATGGGGATGGAAATCAAGATATGAAAAGGGTTGCGGAGCTTTCCCATCCAGATCTTCATTTTGCATTCCCTGTAGCCTCCACTCCACAATCCTCTACTAAACCAGTATCAGATGATTTTATTGCAGAATGGCGTCGTTTTATGCAATCACAACCTTATGGTGCGATGGAAGACTGGTACCAAGCTGCAGATATTGAAAAGAAGTCCTGCGAAATACGCGTGCACGAAGCAGCTGATATTTCTAGAAAGCTTAGTTTAAAGTCCTACGAAGGAGGCGCTAAGGTCTGTATTATCTGGGGTGCAGAGTTTATGAATACTGCAGCGTCAAATAAATTGCTGAAACTCATTGAAGAGCCGCCGACTGGCACCGTGCTCATTTTAATTACCGAGGATGAAAATCAGATTATAAATACCATTCGTTCTAGGTGCCAAGTCTTGCATATTCCTAAATTGTCCACAAGCGACATCGCACACTCTCTTATAAAGCAAGAGCAGGTAAGTAATCAAGAGGCTCAGTTTGCTGCTCGACAGTCCAATGGGAGTTATGGAAAAGCATTGAAGTTATTAAAAGATCAAACGGAAGATCAACAGTTTGAAGAATGGTTTGTAAGCTGGGTAAGAGCTGCTTTTAGTGCAAAGGGAAAGCCAAGTGCCATAAATATGTTACTTCAGTGGGCGGAAACCATAGCGGGAACGAATCGAGAGGTTCAAAAGCGATTTCTTTTGTACGCGCTAGAGTTTTTTAGACAAGCTATGTTGACCAATTATAAAGCAGACAGCGCTGTTTATTTTAAAACCAGCTCTGATTTTGATATTTCTAAATTTGCACCATTTGTGGATGGACACCGGTTGTTTGATATCACTACGATTCTGGAAACCGCACTGATGCATATCGACCGTAATGCCAACTCTAAGATCGTTTTTACCGATCTAAGCATCAGCATGACCAAGATTTTGCATAAAAACCCTTAG
- the ybeY gene encoding rRNA maturation RNase YbeY, whose product MIDFAYQTNFELQDHVNYISWLRSVADSHDATIVNVGFVFCDDEYVLEMNQKHLSHDTYTDIITFDYGSQDLLEGEIYISVDRVKANADEYQISFVEELKRVMAHGVLHMIGFGDHDAEEKSVMRTMEDKAIELFHVKH is encoded by the coding sequence ATGATTGATTTTGCATACCAGACAAATTTTGAGTTACAGGACCATGTAAACTACATATCTTGGTTGAGGTCTGTAGCAGATTCTCATGATGCCACGATCGTAAATGTAGGGTTCGTCTTTTGTGATGATGAATATGTACTAGAGATGAATCAAAAACACCTGAGTCATGATACTTACACTGATATTATCACCTTTGACTACGGCTCTCAAGATTTGTTGGAGGGTGAAATTTACATCAGTGTTGATAGGGTGAAAGCCAATGCAGATGAATATCAAATTAGTTTTGTAGAAGAGTTAAAACGGGTAATGGCTCATGGGGTATTACACATGATTGGATTTGGCGATCACGATGCGGAAGAAAAATCAGTGATGCGAACGATGGAGGATAAAGCCATTGAATTGTTTCACGTGAAACATTAA
- the mnmG gene encoding tRNA uridine-5-carboxymethylaminomethyl(34) synthesis enzyme MnmG — protein sequence MFLEEYDVIVVGAGHAGSEASASAAQMGASTLLVTMNLATIGQMSCNPAMGGIAKGQIVREIDALGGLSGIVSDKSAIQFKMLNKSKGPAMWSPRTQNDRMRFAEEWRLQLEAIPTLDFYQEMVSGLVVENGKVTGVKTSLGLTIRAKSVVLTNGTFLNGLIHIGEKQFGGGRAGERNSTGITEQLIDLGFEAGRMKTGTPPRVDGRSLDYSKMSVQPGDIEVSKFSYTDRSSKLSRQRDCHMTYTSPLVHDLLREGFDRSPMFNGRIQSIGPRYCPSIEDKIDRFADKDRHQMFIEPEGWDTVEVYVNGFSTSLPEDVQFKALRSVVGFEKVKFFRPGYAIEYDYFPPTQLKHTLETKLVENLYFAGQINGTTGYEEAASQGLMAGINAVRKIREAEAFILRRDDAYIGVLIDDLITKGTEEPYRMFTSRAEYRTLLRQDNADLRLTSVAYDLGMVGEDRLKKVERKQEETDKMLQFLRNTSFDYKEMNVLLEEKKSAAVIQNDKFFKVFSRPQLDLEDIRRFDEVEKYIHKQNLDEDILEQVEVQVKYSGYIEKEKDNADKLNRLEDIKIPPNFDFSHIQSISIEARQKLKAVQPVTISQASRISGVNPSDISVLLVHMGR from the coding sequence ATGTTTTTAGAAGAGTACGATGTTATAGTAGTTGGAGCAGGTCATGCGGGCAGCGAGGCATCAGCCTCCGCCGCACAAATGGGTGCGTCTACGCTATTGGTAACAATGAATCTAGCTACGATCGGGCAAATGTCTTGTAATCCTGCCATGGGAGGAATTGCAAAGGGGCAAATTGTTAGAGAGATAGATGCATTAGGCGGCTTGAGTGGAATCGTAAGTGATAAAAGCGCGATCCAATTCAAGATGCTGAATAAATCTAAAGGTCCTGCGATGTGGTCCCCAAGAACTCAAAACGATCGCATGCGATTTGCAGAAGAGTGGAGGTTGCAATTGGAAGCCATCCCAACCCTTGATTTTTATCAAGAAATGGTTTCTGGACTTGTCGTAGAAAACGGAAAAGTCACGGGTGTCAAAACATCTTTAGGACTTACGATTAGAGCAAAATCTGTTGTCCTCACTAACGGTACTTTCTTAAATGGATTGATTCATATAGGAGAGAAGCAATTTGGAGGCGGTAGAGCAGGGGAACGAAATAGCACAGGCATTACAGAACAACTCATCGATTTAGGTTTTGAAGCCGGCCGAATGAAAACAGGAACACCTCCACGCGTCGACGGCCGATCCTTAGATTATTCTAAAATGTCAGTTCAACCTGGAGATATCGAGGTCTCTAAATTTAGCTATACAGATCGTTCTAGCAAGCTTTCGCGACAGCGAGATTGTCATATGACTTATACGAGTCCTTTGGTTCACGATTTATTAAGAGAAGGCTTTGATCGCAGCCCAATGTTCAATGGCAGGATTCAATCTATTGGTCCTAGATATTGCCCGTCGATTGAGGATAAGATCGACCGTTTTGCTGACAAAGACCGTCACCAAATGTTTATTGAGCCAGAAGGCTGGGATACGGTCGAGGTTTATGTAAATGGGTTTAGCACAAGTTTGCCTGAAGATGTTCAATTCAAAGCGCTACGTTCTGTAGTTGGTTTCGAAAAAGTGAAGTTCTTTAGGCCGGGTTATGCGATAGAATATGATTATTTCCCACCTACTCAACTTAAACACACTTTGGAGACTAAATTGGTTGAAAATTTATATTTCGCAGGACAGATTAACGGGACTACCGGTTATGAAGAAGCTGCTTCCCAAGGATTGATGGCAGGTATCAATGCAGTTCGTAAAATTAGAGAAGCGGAGGCCTTTATATTGCGTAGGGATGATGCCTATATTGGGGTGCTGATTGATGATTTGATTACTAAAGGAACTGAGGAGCCTTATCGCATGTTTACCTCTAGAGCAGAGTATCGAACCTTACTTCGTCAAGATAATGCCGATTTAAGACTTACTTCGGTAGCGTATGATCTGGGGATGGTTGGCGAGGATCGTCTAAAAAAAGTAGAACGCAAACAAGAAGAGACGGACAAGATGCTCCAGTTTTTGAGAAATACTAGTTTTGACTATAAGGAAATGAATGTTTTACTGGAGGAAAAGAAATCTGCCGCAGTAATTCAAAATGACAAATTCTTTAAGGTTTTTTCTCGCCCTCAATTAGATCTTGAAGATATTAGACGCTTTGATGAAGTGGAAAAATACATCCATAAACAGAATCTAGATGAAGATATTCTAGAACAAGTAGAGGTTCAAGTGAAGTATTCTGGGTATATAGAAAAAGAAAAAGACAATGCCGATAAATTAAATAGGTTAGAGGATATAAAGATCCCGCCCAACTTTGATTTCAGTCACATTCAATCTATTTCTATTGAAGCTCGACAAAAACTAAAGGCGGTACAGCCGGTTACAATTTCTCAGGCGAGTCGTATTTCTGGTGTTAACCCTAGCGATATTTCTGTTCTATTAGTACATATGGGCCGATAG
- a CDS encoding phosphoglycerate kinase, which produces MNIDQISFEKKRALIRVDFNVPLDENRKVTDDTRIRAAKDTIIHVLEHGGSVVLMSHLGRPDGEKEQKYSLKHVVDTASEILGVQIQFIDDCVGESVEQKSNNLQPGEVLLLENLRFYKEETAGDEGFAKQLAALGDVYINDAFGTAHRAHASTTVVAQYFEKKAFGKLMLREIESLNKVLETPKKPVVAILGGAKVSSKITVIENILDKVDHLILAGGMAYTFIKAQGGNIGDSLVEDDKQELALELIEKAQSLGTQIHLPVDSVTADSFSENATRDIAPIDNIPDGWMGLDIGEESRKKFAEVILKCKTILWNGPAGVFEMEPFAHGTIALGDAVAEATSTGAFSLVGGGDSVSAVKQFGFEDKVSYVSTGGGAMLEMLEGKTLPGIKAIAS; this is translated from the coding sequence ATGAACATCGATCAAATATCATTTGAAAAGAAAAGAGCACTTATACGAGTGGACTTCAACGTGCCGCTGGATGAAAATAGAAAAGTAACAGACGACACTAGAATTCGCGCTGCAAAAGATACGATCATCCATGTTTTAGAGCATGGAGGTTCTGTAGTATTGATGTCACATTTGGGACGTCCAGATGGCGAAAAAGAACAGAAATACTCTTTAAAGCATGTAGTCGATACCGCTTCAGAAATTTTAGGTGTTCAAATTCAGTTTATTGATGACTGTGTAGGAGAGTCTGTGGAGCAAAAATCCAACAATTTGCAGCCTGGAGAAGTTTTACTTTTAGAAAATTTACGATTTTACAAAGAAGAAACTGCTGGCGACGAGGGTTTTGCAAAACAACTGGCTGCCCTAGGCGATGTGTATATCAATGACGCATTTGGTACGGCACATAGAGCACACGCCTCTACAACAGTGGTTGCTCAATATTTTGAAAAGAAAGCTTTTGGAAAATTAATGCTGCGTGAAATCGAGAGTCTGAACAAAGTGTTAGAAACACCTAAAAAGCCTGTCGTTGCTATCTTAGGAGGTGCTAAAGTATCCTCAAAGATCACCGTGATTGAAAATATTCTTGATAAAGTAGACCACCTTATCCTCGCTGGTGGTATGGCTTACACCTTTATCAAAGCGCAAGGAGGAAATATAGGAGATTCTTTAGTGGAAGATGACAAGCAAGAATTAGCCTTAGAACTGATTGAAAAAGCCCAATCCTTAGGTACTCAAATACATTTACCAGTAGATTCCGTAACAGCAGACTCATTTTCTGAAAATGCGACACGAGACATAGCACCTATTGACAACATTCCTGACGGCTGGATGGGTCTCGACATAGGAGAAGAATCTAGAAAAAAGTTTGCAGAGGTGATTCTTAAATGTAAGACCATATTGTGGAATGGACCTGCAGGAGTTTTTGAGATGGAACCCTTTGCCCATGGAACGATTGCACTAGGCGATGCAGTGGCAGAAGCTACATCAACAGGAGCATTTTCCTTAGTTGGTGGTGGAGATTCTGTAAGTGCTGTGAAGCAATTCGGTTTTGAGGATAAAGTAAGCTATGTGTCCACAGGTGGTGGAGCTATGCTTGAAATGCTAGAAGGAAAAACATTACCAGGAATTAAAGCCATTGCCAGTTAA
- a CDS encoding class I SAM-dependent methyltransferase encodes MIKESDLFIETKDFFLTQENFTIHKTSVPGVLKTIPQPEDLSPYYETTDYLSHDDSDPSIFARLYRLARKWNIKSKYKLISTYADDGSILDVGAGNGELVRYLKEHHLDAQGYEPSKLARDVAYRKGVNLLDHLPTSKSNYYQVIQMFHVLEHIPNPESILQDLHKMLVEDGVLIIALPNYKSWDAQFFKRFWAGYDVPRHLFHFEEQGVRNLVKDHFELIKTRPMWLDSFYVSILSCRYKKWPIPTVLGMGLGLVSNIYAIFTSQPSSRIYILKKHN; translated from the coding sequence ATGATAAAAGAATCTGATTTATTTATTGAAACTAAAGACTTTTTCCTAACTCAGGAAAACTTTACAATTCATAAAACTTCTGTTCCTGGTGTCTTAAAAACAATACCTCAACCTGAGGATTTGTCACCGTATTATGAAACGACAGATTACCTATCTCATGATGATTCCGACCCATCAATTTTTGCTCGACTGTATCGCTTAGCGCGAAAGTGGAACATCAAGTCAAAATACAAACTCATATCTACTTATGCAGACGATGGAAGTATTTTGGATGTAGGTGCTGGAAATGGAGAGTTAGTTCGATATTTAAAAGAACATCATTTAGACGCTCAAGGTTATGAACCTAGTAAACTTGCAAGAGATGTAGCCTATCGCAAAGGAGTGAATTTATTGGATCACCTTCCTACTAGTAAATCGAATTATTATCAGGTCATTCAAATGTTTCATGTACTGGAACATATTCCAAATCCTGAAAGCATTCTACAAGACTTACACAAAATGTTAGTAGAAGATGGAGTCTTGATAATTGCGTTACCTAATTACAAATCTTGGGACGCGCAATTCTTTAAAAGGTTCTGGGCTGGATACGATGTGCCAAGACACCTATTTCATTTTGAAGAGCAAGGAGTTCGCAATCTAGTTAAAGATCACTTCGAACTTATAAAAACGAGGCCTATGTGGCTGGACAGTTTTTATGTATCCATTTTATCGTGTCGCTACAAAAAATGGCCGATTCCTACTGTTTTAGGTATGGGGCTTGGTTTGGTCTCTAATATCTATGCCATTTTCACTTCACAACCTTCTTCACGCATTTATATTCTCAAAAAACACAATTAA
- a CDS encoding DUF4175 family protein — protein sequence MTNFQIIQSKLNKFIRKYYVNELIRGVILFLAMGLLYFILVAAIEYFFWLNKVGRTILFWSFIAVEAALLIKFIAIPIARLVKLFSGIDFRDASEMIGTHFPEVSDKLVNVLQLQANGGDDELTWASINQKSEELKPIPFSLAIDFNKNRHYLKYLALPVVIIAALLFTGNNDVITSSASRVADYQNEYLPPAPFNFEVTNAHLNALQNQSFELQVKVTGTKLPENASIHYNGQQYFLTQLNPGNYTFKFDRPTENTSFYLAANDVRSIDYTLQIDAVPVMRSFELALDYPAYTGKKDEVLKSTGNALVPQGTKITWNVDAAQTDLVQFRTEQQNYNFNELDGKFAFAKAFTQKTPYTITTSNQNVRDYEKLDFTIDVIVDEYPELSLEMKRDSLDERTMYFKGQAADDYGLKRLQMVYYKDADPLKVTSVAIPISGGTFEQFLQQFPGNLQLEAGNTYSLYFEATDNDVIHNFKSVKSEVFTYNKPTADKEQELKLQQQKESLSNLEKALKEQKEQQSEIKELSRDQMEKDSRSFNDKKKLDQALKNQQKQEQQIRKEINKLENQLDKSNQQQDEQQKKLQERLKETAEQSKKNEELLKKLEEYQDKISKEELQEQLEKTQKNTKQQQRSLEQLLELTKRYYVSQKFEQLSKKLTELAEKQEQQSKKEGAANQEQDQKTLNEEYKKWEQELRELEKENNALKDAMDLEFDPQESDEIKSEQQKASENLKKQAAKAAQVQQKNAAQKMKQQAASMQQDMAAMEGEAMEEDLEMLRQILDNLVLFSERQEEVLGTVKSMNRNSPNLSKSLKVQKDLESAFKHVDDSLFALSSRNVEIGKDVNEQVLEVYYNMEKSLEQIAELDLNRGQISQQFALNGANQLAVILSDLLDAANNPSASGKPNKSGQGAGFQLPNIIKQQESLKEGKGKDGKGDDGEGKDGQKGNKPGQSGQQGSQGENGKSGENGREGQGDKPASKGSSSSGDGNNNSKSENGNGTGEGKDGEKQSYRESEEESKRIYVIYKEQQQLRDKLENMIIKEGLQQKVDKITDEMKGVERKLLDEGFNREVRNQMTEIIHDLMQLKDANLEQGEAEQRQSISNEKLFVNPLGYDPKVLERYFNNKEILNRQVLPLQPQYRSKVKEYFKTND from the coding sequence ATGACCAACTTTCAAATCATACAATCTAAACTCAACAAATTCATCCGTAAATATTACGTGAATGAGTTGATACGTGGCGTGATTTTGTTTTTAGCCATGGGGTTGCTGTATTTTATTTTAGTTGCAGCTATCGAGTATTTCTTCTGGCTCAATAAAGTAGGTCGCACAATTCTGTTTTGGTCCTTTATAGCCGTCGAAGCAGCGCTTCTCATCAAGTTCATCGCAATTCCCATTGCCCGATTGGTAAAGCTATTTTCTGGTATTGACTTTAGGGATGCGAGTGAGATGATAGGAACACACTTTCCAGAAGTTTCTGATAAGTTAGTGAACGTACTTCAGCTTCAGGCAAACGGTGGCGATGATGAGCTGACCTGGGCGAGTATCAATCAAAAGAGCGAAGAGCTCAAACCTATTCCTTTCAGCCTTGCTATAGATTTTAACAAGAACAGACATTATTTGAAATACTTGGCGCTACCTGTGGTGATCATCGCAGCCTTGCTATTTACAGGTAATAACGATGTCATTACTTCCAGTGCGTCGCGCGTTGCAGATTATCAAAATGAATACCTACCACCAGCGCCTTTCAATTTTGAAGTTACAAATGCTCATCTGAACGCCCTCCAAAATCAAAGTTTTGAACTTCAAGTTAAGGTAACAGGAACGAAGCTGCCTGAAAATGCATCCATTCATTACAACGGCCAGCAGTACTTCCTAACACAGCTTAATCCTGGGAATTACACCTTCAAATTTGACCGTCCAACGGAGAACACCTCATTCTATCTAGCAGCAAACGACGTGCGCAGTATCGATTACACCCTGCAGATAGATGCTGTACCAGTGATGCGCAGTTTTGAGTTGGCGCTGGATTATCCTGCTTACACAGGAAAAAAAGATGAAGTTTTGAAAAGTACGGGAAACGCTCTAGTTCCACAGGGGACAAAAATTACTTGGAACGTGGATGCGGCGCAGACGGATTTAGTCCAATTCCGTACAGAGCAACAAAATTATAATTTTAATGAGCTGGATGGTAAGTTCGCTTTCGCGAAAGCGTTTACCCAGAAAACACCTTACACGATAACTACTTCCAATCAAAACGTTAGAGATTATGAAAAGCTAGACTTTACGATTGACGTTATTGTTGATGAGTATCCAGAATTATCATTAGAAATGAAACGCGATTCGCTAGATGAGCGAACCATGTATTTCAAAGGGCAGGCCGCTGATGATTATGGATTAAAACGACTTCAAATGGTGTATTACAAGGATGCTGACCCACTAAAAGTTACTAGTGTTGCTATACCAATAAGCGGAGGTACTTTCGAACAGTTTTTGCAGCAATTTCCAGGCAACCTACAGTTAGAAGCCGGCAATACCTATAGCTTGTATTTTGAAGCCACAGACAATGATGTAATTCACAATTTCAAATCGGTCAAGTCTGAAGTATTTACTTACAACAAACCCACAGCGGACAAGGAACAAGAACTGAAATTGCAACAGCAAAAAGAATCCCTATCTAATCTTGAAAAAGCATTGAAGGAACAAAAGGAACAGCAGAGCGAGATTAAGGAGCTTTCCCGGGATCAAATGGAAAAGGATTCTAGAAGTTTCAACGACAAGAAGAAATTAGACCAAGCTTTAAAGAATCAGCAAAAGCAAGAGCAGCAAATCCGTAAAGAGATTAATAAACTCGAAAATCAGTTAGATAAATCGAATCAGCAGCAGGACGAGCAACAAAAGAAATTACAAGAGCGGTTAAAGGAAACTGCAGAGCAGTCTAAGAAAAACGAAGAGTTGCTTAAGAAGTTAGAAGAGTACCAAGACAAGATTTCTAAAGAAGAGCTGCAAGAGCAACTAGAGAAGACTCAAAAGAACACAAAACAGCAACAGCGTAGCTTGGAGCAATTACTTGAATTAACAAAGCGTTATTATGTCAGCCAAAAGTTTGAGCAACTATCAAAGAAGCTGACAGAACTTGCAGAAAAACAAGAGCAGCAATCGAAAAAAGAAGGTGCAGCAAATCAAGAGCAGGATCAAAAAACCTTGAATGAGGAATACAAAAAATGGGAGCAAGAGCTGAGAGAATTGGAAAAGGAGAATAATGCATTGAAGGACGCGATGGATCTTGAGTTTGACCCGCAAGAATCAGACGAGATCAAGTCAGAACAGCAAAAGGCCAGTGAGAACCTAAAAAAACAAGCTGCTAAAGCGGCACAAGTTCAGCAAAAGAATGCAGCTCAAAAAATGAAACAGCAAGCAGCGAGTATGCAACAAGACATGGCCGCGATGGAGGGTGAGGCAATGGAAGAAGATTTGGAAATGTTACGCCAGATACTGGATAACCTAGTTCTTTTTTCAGAACGCCAGGAGGAGGTTTTGGGAACGGTGAAAAGCATGAACCGCAACAGTCCTAATTTGAGTAAAAGCCTTAAGGTTCAAAAAGATCTGGAATCTGCTTTCAAACACGTGGATGACAGTTTATTTGCCTTGTCTTCAAGAAATGTAGAGATAGGAAAAGACGTCAACGAACAGGTGTTAGAGGTTTATTACAACATGGAGAAATCCCTGGAACAGATTGCAGAGTTGGATTTAAACCGCGGACAGATATCCCAGCAATTTGCATTGAATGGAGCAAACCAATTGGCAGTAATACTTAGTGATTTGCTCGATGCCGCCAACAACCCAAGTGCTTCAGGCAAACCAAATAAGTCAGGACAAGGTGCAGGCTTCCAATTGCCTAATATTATTAAACAGCAAGAAAGCCTCAAAGAGGGCAAAGGTAAGGACGGCAAAGGAGATGACGGTGAAGGTAAGGATGGTCAAAAAGGAAATAAACCAGGACAGTCTGGCCAGCAGGGTTCGCAAGGAGAGAATGGAAAATCTGGTGAAAATGGTCGAGAAGGGCAAGGAGATAAGCCTGCTAGCAAAGGATCATCTTCTAGTGGTGATGGAAATAACAACTCGAAATCTGAAAACGGTAACGGCACAGGTGAAGGGAAGGATGGTGAAAAACAGTCCTATCGCGAAAGCGAAGAAGAGAGCAAACGCATCTATGTTATCTATAAGGAACAACAACAGTTGAGGGATAAACTGGAGAACATGATAATCAAGGAAGGTTTGCAGCAAAAGGTAGACAAGATCACAGATGAAATGAAAGGCGTCGAGCGCAAGCTTTTAGATGAAGGTTTCAATAGGGAAGTCCGAAATCAAATGACAGAAATCATCCATGACTTGATGCAGCTTAAAGACGCCAATTTAGAGCAAGGGGAAGCGGAGCAACGTCAGTCGATATCAAATGAAAAACTGTTTGTAAATCCCTTAGGCTACGATCCTAAGGTGCTGGAACGTTATTTCAACAATAAGGAGATTCTCAATCGACAAGTATTACCTTTGCAGCCGCAATACCGCAGCAAGGTAAAGGAATACTTTAAGACTAATGATTGA
- a CDS encoding LysM peptidoglycan-binding domain-containing protein encodes MRKLKLGISLIIICFTFTSQAQVKAPLESLKKDTLQVKMLEGELIIAPATASDSLGLISYPEVDAYDQSFLDQLYNHDGFDYMFDDHDLDDEDLMLDQTLSTDTLKARLKRINESTPFQIDYNPILEQLIKKKLGYKRVNLERIMTLSDYYFPMFEEQLDRFDIPLEMKYLAVIESALDPRIKSRVGATGLWQFMLPTGRSMGLEIDSYVDERMDPIKATIAACKYLNKLYDMYDDWDLALAAYNSGAGNVNKAIRRSGGSKNYWNLRPYLPRETADYLPQFQSILYLYTYAKEHGFKPQRTPRLMIATDTVQVKNKISFTHIAKALDLDEETIKFHNPSYKLDIIPLMKDKPQYLRLPYKELMDFVSNEEKIYAFAKAEQDEIEKPNPELLKPQTSITYRVRSGDFLGRIAEKYGVTVSQIKRWNGLRSSNIKIGQRLKIMTRGEAIVSSSKAKSYKVRAGDSLWEISKKHGLTINELKKLNPNKSKALQPGMTLVLQ; translated from the coding sequence ATGAGAAAACTAAAATTAGGCATTTCGCTTATTATTATTTGTTTCACTTTCACGAGTCAAGCACAAGTAAAAGCACCTTTAGAGTCTTTAAAAAAAGACACTTTGCAAGTAAAAATGCTGGAAGGAGAATTAATCATTGCTCCAGCAACTGCAAGTGATAGTTTAGGGTTGATCAGTTATCCAGAAGTGGATGCATACGATCAGTCCTTTTTAGACCAACTATACAATCACGATGGTTTCGACTACATGTTTGATGACCATGACCTGGATGATGAGGACTTAATGTTAGATCAAACTCTGTCTACAGATACCCTGAAAGCCAGATTGAAACGCATCAATGAAAGCACACCTTTCCAGATTGACTACAACCCTATCTTAGAGCAACTTATAAAGAAAAAGCTAGGATACAAACGGGTAAATTTAGAGCGCATCATGACCTTGAGCGATTACTATTTCCCAATGTTTGAGGAGCAGTTGGACAGATTTGACATCCCATTAGAGATGAAGTATCTAGCCGTTATAGAAAGCGCATTAGATCCTAGAATTAAAAGTAGGGTAGGTGCTACAGGACTGTGGCAATTCATGTTGCCCACAGGTAGATCCATGGGGCTTGAGATTGATTCCTATGTGGATGAGCGCATGGACCCCATAAAAGCGACCATTGCTGCCTGTAAATACCTCAACAAGTTGTATGACATGTATGACGATTGGGACCTGGCGCTAGCAGCCTATAACTCAGGAGCAGGAAATGTGAACAAAGCGATACGTCGCAGTGGTGGTAGCAAGAACTATTGGAACTTGAGGCCATATCTCCCTAGAGAAACGGCAGATTATTTACCACAATTTCAGTCTATTCTGTATTTATACACCTATGCTAAGGAGCATGGCTTCAAGCCGCAACGCACGCCACGCCTTATGATAGCAACAGATACCGTACAGGTTAAGAACAAAATTAGCTTCACTCATATAGCCAAAGCTCTAGATCTGGATGAAGAAACTATTAAGTTCCACAATCCCAGCTATAAGTTAGATATTATTCCGTTGATGAAGGATAAACCCCAGTATTTGAGGCTTCCTTATAAGGAATTGATGGATTTTGTTAGTAATGAGGAAAAGATTTACGCTTTCGCGAAAGCGGAACAAGACGAAATAGAAAAACCTAATCCAGAGCTGTTGAAGCCGCAAACCAGCATTACCTACAGGGTACGCAGCGGTGACTTTTTAGGAAGAATTGCTGAAAAATATGGGGTAACCGTAAGCCAAATCAAGCGATGGAACGGCTTGCGCAGCAGCAACATAAAAATAGGTCAGCGACTAAAAATCATGACTCGAGGGGAAGCTATCGTATCTAGTTCAAAAGCCAAAAGCTATAAAGTGCGCGCAGGCGATAGCCTTTGGGAAATTTCTAAAAAACATGGACTTACCATTAATGAATTGAAAAAATTGAATCCTAATAAGTCTAAGGCCTTGCAACCAGGCATGACTCTTGTATTACAATAA